A window of the Pongo abelii isolate AG06213 chromosome 10, NHGRI_mPonAbe1-v2.0_pri, whole genome shotgun sequence genome harbors these coding sequences:
- the PIANP gene encoding PILR alpha-associated neural protein isoform X3 — protein MESRMWPALLLSHLLPLWPLLLLPLPPPAQGSSSSPRTPPAPARPPCARGGPSAPRHVCVWERAPPPSRSPRVPRSRRQVLPGTAPPATPSGFEEGPPSSQYPWAIVWGPTVSREDGGDPNSANPGFLDYGFAAPHGLATPHPNSDSMRGDGDGLILGEAPATLRPFLFGGRGEGVDPQLYVTITISIIIVLVATGIIFKFCWDRSQKRRRPSGQQGALRQEESQQPLTDLSPAGVTVLGAFGDSPTPTPDHEEPRGGPRPGMPHPKGAPAFQLNRNLVLVRWGWGEERSIGTEGEGAQVPESTLGSHLQQGSLFKRTV, from the exons ATGGAGTCCAGGATGTG GCCTGCGCTGCTGCTgtcccacctcctccctctctggccACTGCTGTTGCTGCCCCTCCCACCACCTGCTCAGGGCTCTTCATCCTCCCCTCGAACCCCACCAGCCCCGGCCCGCCCCCCGTGTGCCCGGGGAGGCCCCTCGGCCCCacgtcatgtgtgtgtgtgggagcgAGCACCTCCACCAAGCCGATCTCCTCGGGTCCCAAGATCACGTCGGCAAGTCCTACCTGGCACTGCACCCCCAGCCACCCCATCAGGCTTTGAGGAGGGGCCGCCCTCATCCCAGTACCCCTGGGCTATCGTGTGGGGTCCCACCGTGTCTCGAGAGGATGGAGGGGACCCCAACTCTGCCAATCCCGGATTTCTGGACTATGGTTTTGCAGCCCCTCATGGGCTTGCAACCCCACACCCCAACTCAGACTCCATGCGAGGCGATGGAGATGGGCTTATCCTTggagaggcacctgccaccctgcGGCCATTCCTGTTCGGGGGCCGTGGGGAAG GTGTGGACCCCCAGCTCTATGTCACAATTACCATCTCCATCATCATTGTTCTCGTGGCCACTGGCATCATCTTCAAGTTCTG CTGGGACCGCAGCCAGAAGCGGCGCAGACCGTCAGGGCAGCAAGgtgccctgaggcaggaggagagccAGCAGCCACTGACAGACCTGTCCCCGGCCGGAGTCACTGTGCTGGGGGCCTTCGGGGACTCGCCTACCCCCACCCCTGACCATGAGGAGCCCCGAGGGGGACCCCGGCCTGGGATGCCCCACCCCAAGGGGGCTCCAGCCTTCCAGTTGAACCG GAATCTAGTCCTtgtcaggtgggggtggggagaagagagaagcattGGTACAGAAGGGGAAGGAGCTCAAGTGCCGGAGAGCACACTGGGCTCTCACCTTCAGCAAGGATCTCTCTTCAAAAGGACAGTGTGA
- the PIANP gene encoding PILR alpha-associated neural protein isoform X2 produces the protein MESRMWPALLLSHLLPLWPLLLLPLPPPAQGSSSSPRTPPAPARPPCARGGPSAPRHVCVWERAPPPSRSPRVPRSRRQVLPGTAPPATPSGFEEGPPSSQYPWAIVWGPTVSREDGGDPNSANPGFLDYGFAAPHGLATPHPNSDSMRGDGDGLILGEAPATLRPFLFGGRGEGVDPQLYVTITISIIIVLVATGIIFKFCWDRSQKRRRPSGQQGALRQEESQQPLTDLSPAGVTVLGAFGDSPTPTPDHEEPRGGPRPGMPHPKGAPAFQLNREGQGDQKKGDRRKGKLHGRIGGGSRRKRELGKEAELGQGLMVNSKQRCQANKLLRSQLTGGMKISQQVADGRERAG, from the exons ATGGAGTCCAGGATGTG GCCTGCGCTGCTGCTgtcccacctcctccctctctggccACTGCTGTTGCTGCCCCTCCCACCACCTGCTCAGGGCTCTTCATCCTCCCCTCGAACCCCACCAGCCCCGGCCCGCCCCCCGTGTGCCCGGGGAGGCCCCTCGGCCCCacgtcatgtgtgtgtgtgggagcgAGCACCTCCACCAAGCCGATCTCCTCGGGTCCCAAGATCACGTCGGCAAGTCCTACCTGGCACTGCACCCCCAGCCACCCCATCAGGCTTTGAGGAGGGGCCGCCCTCATCCCAGTACCCCTGGGCTATCGTGTGGGGTCCCACCGTGTCTCGAGAGGATGGAGGGGACCCCAACTCTGCCAATCCCGGATTTCTGGACTATGGTTTTGCAGCCCCTCATGGGCTTGCAACCCCACACCCCAACTCAGACTCCATGCGAGGCGATGGAGATGGGCTTATCCTTggagaggcacctgccaccctgcGGCCATTCCTGTTCGGGGGCCGTGGGGAAG GTGTGGACCCCCAGCTCTATGTCACAATTACCATCTCCATCATCATTGTTCTCGTGGCCACTGGCATCATCTTCAAGTTCTG CTGGGACCGCAGCCAGAAGCGGCGCAGACCGTCAGGGCAGCAAGgtgccctgaggcaggaggagagccAGCAGCCACTGACAGACCTGTCCCCGGCCGGAGTCACTGTGCTGGGGGCCTTCGGGGACTCGCCTACCCCCACCCCTGACCATGAGGAGCCCCGAGGGGGACCCCGGCCTGGGATGCCCCACCCCAAGGGGGCTCCAGCCTTCCAGTTGAACCG GGAGGGTCAAGGAGACCAAAAGAAGggagacagaagaaaaggaaagttaCATGGAAGGATAGGAGGTGGATCAAGGCGGAAGAGAGAGCTG GGGAAAGAAGCAGAGCTGGGCCAAGGATTGATGGTCAACTCAAAGCAAAGGTGCCAGGCAAACAAGCTTCTGAGGAGTCAACTCACTGGGGGCATGAAGATATCCCAGCAGGTGGCTGATGGGAGAGAGCGGGCTGGATAA
- the PIANP gene encoding PILR alpha-associated neural protein isoform X1, which produces MESRMWPALLLSHLLPLWPLLLLPLPPPAQGSSSSPRTPPAPARPPCARGGPSAPRHVCVWERAPPPSRSPRVPRSRRQVLPGTAPPATPSGFEEGPPSSQYPWAIVWGPTVSREDGGDPNSANPGFLDYGFAAPHGLATPHPNSDSMRGDGDGLILGEAPATLRPFLFGGRGEGVDPQLYVTITISIIIVLVATGIIFKFCWDRSQKRRRPSGQQGALRQEESQQPLTDLSPAGVTVLGAFGDSPTPTPDHEEPRGGPRPGMPHPKGAPAFQLNREGQGDQKKGDRRKGKLHGRIGGGSRRKRELVRQMEGEGGKKRKMEQWRKDEREPAIRKKLPCSVYFQLCSLTCPHPQLPPKSCAESEALWLTH; this is translated from the exons ATGGAGTCCAGGATGTG GCCTGCGCTGCTGCTgtcccacctcctccctctctggccACTGCTGTTGCTGCCCCTCCCACCACCTGCTCAGGGCTCTTCATCCTCCCCTCGAACCCCACCAGCCCCGGCCCGCCCCCCGTGTGCCCGGGGAGGCCCCTCGGCCCCacgtcatgtgtgtgtgtgggagcgAGCACCTCCACCAAGCCGATCTCCTCGGGTCCCAAGATCACGTCGGCAAGTCCTACCTGGCACTGCACCCCCAGCCACCCCATCAGGCTTTGAGGAGGGGCCGCCCTCATCCCAGTACCCCTGGGCTATCGTGTGGGGTCCCACCGTGTCTCGAGAGGATGGAGGGGACCCCAACTCTGCCAATCCCGGATTTCTGGACTATGGTTTTGCAGCCCCTCATGGGCTTGCAACCCCACACCCCAACTCAGACTCCATGCGAGGCGATGGAGATGGGCTTATCCTTggagaggcacctgccaccctgcGGCCATTCCTGTTCGGGGGCCGTGGGGAAG GTGTGGACCCCCAGCTCTATGTCACAATTACCATCTCCATCATCATTGTTCTCGTGGCCACTGGCATCATCTTCAAGTTCTG CTGGGACCGCAGCCAGAAGCGGCGCAGACCGTCAGGGCAGCAAGgtgccctgaggcaggaggagagccAGCAGCCACTGACAGACCTGTCCCCGGCCGGAGTCACTGTGCTGGGGGCCTTCGGGGACTCGCCTACCCCCACCCCTGACCATGAGGAGCCCCGAGGGGGACCCCGGCCTGGGATGCCCCACCCCAAGGGGGCTCCAGCCTTCCAGTTGAACCG GGAGGGTCAAGGAGACCAAAAGAAGggagacagaagaaaaggaaagttaCATGGAAGGATAGGAGGTGGATCAAGGCGGAAGAGAGAGCTGGTAAGACAGATGGAGGGAGAagggggaaagaagagaaaaatggagcaatggagaaaagatgaGAGGGAGCCAGCCATCCGAAAGAAGCTGCCCTGCTCGGTTTATTTTCAGCTTTGCTCCCTAACCTGCCCCCACCCACAGCTGCCCCCCAAAAGCTGTGCAGAATCAGAAGCCCTGTGGTTAACTCATTAG
- the PIANP gene encoding PILR alpha-associated neural protein isoform X4, with amino-acid sequence MESRMWPALLLSHLLPLWPLLLLPLPPPAQGSSSSPRTPPAPARPPCARGGPSAPRHVCVWERAPPPSRSPRVPRSRRQVLPGTAPPATPSGFEEGPPSSQYPWAIVWGPTVSREDGGDPNSANPGFLDYGFAAPHGLATPHPNSDSMRGDGDGLILGEAPATLRPFLFGGRGEGVDPQLYVTITISIIIVLVATGIIFKFCWDRSQKRRRPSGQQGALRQEESQQPLTDLSPAGVTVLGAFGDSPTPTPDHEEPRGGPRPGMPHPKGAPAFQLNRIPLVNL; translated from the exons ATGGAGTCCAGGATGTG GCCTGCGCTGCTGCTgtcccacctcctccctctctggccACTGCTGTTGCTGCCCCTCCCACCACCTGCTCAGGGCTCTTCATCCTCCCCTCGAACCCCACCAGCCCCGGCCCGCCCCCCGTGTGCCCGGGGAGGCCCCTCGGCCCCacgtcatgtgtgtgtgtgggagcgAGCACCTCCACCAAGCCGATCTCCTCGGGTCCCAAGATCACGTCGGCAAGTCCTACCTGGCACTGCACCCCCAGCCACCCCATCAGGCTTTGAGGAGGGGCCGCCCTCATCCCAGTACCCCTGGGCTATCGTGTGGGGTCCCACCGTGTCTCGAGAGGATGGAGGGGACCCCAACTCTGCCAATCCCGGATTTCTGGACTATGGTTTTGCAGCCCCTCATGGGCTTGCAACCCCACACCCCAACTCAGACTCCATGCGAGGCGATGGAGATGGGCTTATCCTTggagaggcacctgccaccctgcGGCCATTCCTGTTCGGGGGCCGTGGGGAAG GTGTGGACCCCCAGCTCTATGTCACAATTACCATCTCCATCATCATTGTTCTCGTGGCCACTGGCATCATCTTCAAGTTCTG CTGGGACCGCAGCCAGAAGCGGCGCAGACCGTCAGGGCAGCAAGgtgccctgaggcaggaggagagccAGCAGCCACTGACAGACCTGTCCCCGGCCGGAGTCACTGTGCTGGGGGCCTTCGGGGACTCGCCTACCCCCACCCCTGACCATGAGGAGCCCCGAGGGGGACCCCGGCCTGGGATGCCCCACCCCAAGGGGGCTCCAGCCTTCCAGTTGAACCG GATTCCCCTGGTGAATCTGTGA